The Salvelinus fontinalis isolate EN_2023a chromosome 7, ASM2944872v1, whole genome shotgun sequence genomic sequence GGCAGATCGGGACAGACAGTCCACAGCCAGCATCATGTGTACCACAGCTCTCAGTCAAGAGGAGACACCACAGACACGTATGTTGTTCAACCACAGCGCGGTAGGCACAGTGACAGCGCTAGGGAAAGCGCAAGGATGCAAACGTATGACGTTTTCGGTTCAGGATGTACTGGAGCGGATTGCGTTACTCCTCAGAAACAGCTCCAGGCTTTTAACGACACCAGAGACTGTAAAGGGATCGAATGTAAATTACCACTAAGGATACGGCCGAAGCCCCGTCCAAAGGATTGTGTGGGAGAAGGCTGTCTGGCTGATGATGCCGCAGCTTCCAGTCAGCCTTCCCCTGTCCATATGCCGGACAGAGCTGCTCAGTTTCTGGGAGAATTTCCAGAGTTTGGATATCCTGCGTCTGAACTTGGCAGTGCGCCTTTGGGAGTGCAGCTCACATGTGACATTAAACCAGGTTAGTATATACCCACACATCAAttgtatataaaatatattattattagtgTTATAATGCATTCAAATACTACACAGTAACGGAAAACTGTAAATTATATGGTCATTTGGTGTATTATAAACAGTCAAATACTCTGAAACATTTTACTGCACCATACTGtaaattatggtgcattgtgggaaaatatTGTGGTCATGGCAAAACATTGCTGTATTTTGTATGGTACTGTCATTCCACCCCACAGAATACAATACCATACCATATCTTTGGTGCACTAATAACCGTTTGACCActagtgggtgcatggtattgttATTTTTGgttcattaacatattttgagggtTGGGCTTGTAAtaggctatatttgttgcaccctCAAGTGAGAATGCTGTACTATGTGGTTATAGTGCCCCATCAATTTGGATGGGCAGCAAGTATTAAACCTTTACCatgtccttttggtctgttttGTAGTGATGGGAGTACAAAGCTTCCTGAAGCGTTAAGATTTTCCATCCAATTGTGTTGAAAATAAGTTCATTATTCAAGGCTGTGATCAACACAGTATACACTAGTGGCACCTGCTGGTCAAAATAATTTAGAGCTGCCAAATTATTATAGATGATGTCCCATAGCGTGAGCGTAGCGTAACCTTTGTCTTCTGCCAAATaaataccaaaccaatcaggtggttgttcaGCAAAGCTTCAGACATCATTGATCACATGCTTCTGATAAAGGGATACAGTCATCTGCACACTGCTTCGCGATTTCAACGCATGCCTCGGAGCTCCAGCATTAAACGTAACATCACTACTGTTTTGCCCTGTAGTCGAtgccagtttggaagcctttggTAAGAcctctagaagtgcaagtgatTGCATTAGGTGTActgtaatatgaaatacagaatttTACTTGCCACGAGCTGACTGTAATCTACTGTCAAATCCACATAACACCTTTACAGTGTAGGCTATCTATTAAGAAAAACGTAATTGACAGATGAGGGAAGATACATAGTGTGTAAAAGGGGTTCCAACTCATGCCAGATTGAACTCCATGGATGTGTGCGTAATTTGGAACCCCTTTACGCAAAATAACCAAAGTAGTCTCATTCCAGAACAAGTGGTTTTGATAGCGATTTATTGTCCGGTAGGCGACATAGATTTTTGTATAGAAATGATATGGCGAAATGGAAATCACATAATATTCCTTTAATTACTTTAAATTTATTTGGGATTCATTTAAACACGCAACATTAGGCATCATTGCTACCATCTTCTTGTGTTTGAGACCCAAGATTATGCATGCATTGACTGCAGTCCAATTGAACTAGAAAAATGTCTGGCAGTCAAGAAAACTTAGAATGCTTTGATGTCTATAAAAAGCCTGCCTAGGAAACTTCCATTACTTGATGTTGGACTTTTAGATTTTCTGCCAAAATAGTTTAACAATTTTTTAAAAAGTATTTCATCTCAAAAAGTGATGTACTGTATTATCATAATTTCACAGTATATTTAACTTAGCATTAACCACAATTTCAGTAATGATTTGCTGAACTGTTTTGAATTCTAATCATCTTAGAGTACAGGAGCACATTATTAGTACTTGATTCCAGTTTAATAGCTAGCTATGCATAGTTCCACATCCTATCTCTGACTACTCCACACTTTTTAAACCCTGCCCTATTCCATCTCACAGGGGAGAACGAGGTGCCTTCAGAGGATGCGCTCATCTTACACCTCCAACTGGCTAAGGGGCAGGAGAAGCTGGTAGAGGCCCTTCAGGCTCAGCAGACGATCATCCGCGACCTGCAGCAAAAGCTAGCCGAACAGCAGGGGGCACTGTTGGCCCAGCAGCGGGAGATCCTGGAGCAGCAGCGGCGCATGTACGAGCAGATGGACGTGGTCAAGGCACAGTACGGCCTGCTCTCTGACACCGTCAAACAGGTGTCCTTCCAAGGCCTCCAAGGGGAGCTCCAGAGCTACTTCGAGAGCCACCTGGCAGGCCTACAGAGCCAGGCTCGGAGCCACCTGCAGAAGTCCTATGCCGTTCGCAAGGACATGCACATGGATGTAGATGCTAAGTTGATGGATGTGGTCGGGGAAGCCCACCTTCCGCACCCCCTGCTGGGGTGTGGCGCCCCGTGTGGACCGGAGGATTACTGTGACTTCCAGAGGGAGCCGCCGCAGTGTGAGAAGTGTACCATGTGCCCACCTGGTTTCTTCCTGGTCTCCCAGTGCTCTCCCAATGCAGACAGAATATGCCAGGACAGAGACGAATGCCTTGAATTACCAAACCTATGTGAACAGGGAGTGAAGTGCCTCAACACTCCAGGTAAGGCTTACAACATTTCTAATTTGTAATTAGACATGATATCCATCCTGGTTGCAGAAGTCCTTTTACTGAATAGTCAACTAAGAGTATCAAGCAATTTGGCACATGCTCATATTTCTGATCTCCTTCTCCCATCTCTTTGTCGTTGTCTGGTGCTGAGCAGGAGGGTTCAGGTGCCTGGGCATGTCGGAAAGGGAGGCTGCTGCTGGAGTATGTGGCCATGACTACTTCTACAACCAGGAGCTTCCGGAGTGCCAGGCTTGTTCTGACTGCAATGGAGAACCCATTGCCATCCCCTGTACAGCCACCAGGGATTCTGTCTGTGGACCCTTCACAGACAACCTGATGTCCCAGTCCTGGGGCGCCACCGTGACCTTGCCCCCAGCCAGGGCCCCTGGCAGCCACATCTTCCCTGGCCTCCAGCTCAATGTCCAGAGCAAAGAAGCCAGCGACTTGCTATCCAACCACGCCGGCCGGCTATCCTTCCAGCAGCACGGCTTGATGTGGCTGGACCATAACTTTGCCCTAAAGCACAATTGCAGGAACTTCCTCCAGGTGGGCATGCGGCTCAACAGCAGTCAAGAGGAGGAGGGCCACGACCTCAGTGGGGTCCGCATTGAGCAGCCAGACGGGAAGTACTTCCAGGGAGTTAGCGTTAGTGGCAGCGCAGAGGTCGAGCCCAACCACATGCTGACACTGTTCCTGAAGAGTCCCAACCAGCATTGCAACCAGAGTAAGGACCTTCAAGTCTACGAACTCAACGGGCCTTCCTTCAGCATGCTCTGGCTGTCCCACGATACTGGAGCCGTGGCCATGACAGCACAGATGTCAATGTCGGCCCACTACCAGACCAACTACCGTCCAACCTTCCGCATCACCTCCGTCTCTGACCCTTACATGGTGGGGTTGACCCACGACAGCCGCGGGGTGCGCTTCACAGAGAGTGGCGTGGTGAAATTTGTCCTACAGCAAGCGCTGTACTCCATGGGCCACACCTGCATCCGAGAGGGCTTCTCTCTGGTGGCCTACGCCAACCGCAATGGGACCAACCAGGAATTGATGCAGGCATTCAAGTCTGGCGTCAACTACAGGGACACATCCATCACCCTTTCTGGGGCTGTCAGGGTGGATAGTGGGCACTCGCTTAGTTTCGAGATCCTATCCCCATCCCAGTGTAATATCCGCTACTTTGGAGACAGTACTGGGATCAGTATACTGAGCCTTATCTGGATCCCTTCAGCTGTCTCCTCTGCTCTGACTGCCACAGTGTCCAGGACAGGCCTTCCCTCTGGAGTCGTCCGCAACAAAGCCCTCCTCTTCCAGCAGGTCAGCCCAGAATCAGACCAAGTGCGCTTGGCCCGTTCTGGGGAACCCAACGCCCAAAAGAACTTTGTCTTCTGGGGGGATGGGACAGCTAACGTGGCCCTCAACCTGAAGCTGATCCATTCGTGTAACGTGGTGAAGCTCACCCTGCACCGGCAGGGGGGCAGCGGGGAGGGTGGACAGGCTACACCCGTGGCCCAGCAGATGTCTGGGCACATGCCCGAGGGCAGCGAGTGGGCCAACGTGGGCCTGAGGGCCTCCTTCCAGGTCCAGAACGGTACAGCCATCTATGTGACACTGGACTGCGTACGTGGTCGTGTTAACCAGATCACCCACAAGGGAGGCACTAACATATCCATCCTCTGGGTGGCGTTGTGATCCAAAAAGAggaacttttttgttgttgactctGTCACATTTTGTCAATACGTTTTAGAGAAAAATACGGTTTCGCACTATTTCAAATTACAGAGCAAATTTGGAACCTCACTTAACTTCACAGGTGCTTCCAAGGTAGAGGAGATTTTTGAAATGGAAGGTTGTGTTTTGTCTAATGTTAACATTTTTGTCATGTTAATGTTGTTTGTATCTTATGTCTGATACTTTGTTGATTCATTGATTATTTTTGGATGACAAGTACTGATTTTGCTCGAAGTACTTCGGCTGGTTGAGCAGTGACCAATTATTTTGTATGGAGTAAgctgaatgatgtgtgtgtgtgtgtgtgtgtgtgtgtttataatgttTGTTATGCTTTTTATTATGCTATATCTTATTCCATCAATTTCCTGCACATGAATATGAAATGTTGCCTTTCTATGCGTGTGTATTGCAGAGTATTTTGATAAGAgcatttaaatatttttaaatgtattatatttaactttcaccaAGCGGTTATttttatttcatattttcaaTAACTTATTCTGAATTTTATGTCACTTAAAATAATAGTAGTGTaaaattggaaaaaattgtgtcGATATACTATTGGAAACAATACCTTACTTCATAACCAGAATTGTACTTCAATCTCTTTtgataaaacaaacaaacaatcacaGTTGTGTCAATACTGTACTTCTAGGATACATGTATGTCAAACAATAGAATTATGTTACAAATATTTATGTGACCATGGAACTACAGTATAAGTGTAGTATACATTTACTTATATAAATGGTGTAGGGAAAGTTTATCCtcagattattataatttttacaTTTGATAGTTCACACATCAGGTTTTATGTAGCAACAATATGTAAACTGTTAACTACATAGTGTATGTTATGCTTTAGCCTCAATACTCTTGGCCCTGTGGAAGTGCTGCATATGCATAGCATTCTTAATTGCCTTTGTGCATGTTCTGTCCCCCAAACAATTAGACACAATGAAGTGTTTCAGCGATTTGGCAGCGAAGCAAAGTGGTCGGTCACTGAAATACTTCTGCTTTATTTTCACTTCGCTATGCAATGCTTGGTGATTTGTTTTACTTCACACGTATTGTAGAACAACAATGAGTGTATTATTTTTTTCAAAGCCAAATAAAATTCACAAATATTTTGTAAGATGTTGATTCTCCCTCTTGCTTTAAAAAAATGATATGTACCAAAAAGTGATGAAGAGGTCAGCATCTAGGTGTAATTTTTGGGATGTGATGAGATTGATTGAGATGTCATTCATGTAGAAAATGTATGTCCTGATATAGAGGCTTTGGTAAAAATTTGAATGACAGCACACAGTCTCATCTCCACCATGTGACTGCATCACATGATATGAGCCTAATTCTTCAGTCTTCTCAACCATGAcagctttaaaactgactccaccATCCTGACAACCATCATACATGAAATACCCAGTATTTTCCACAGTTTAAGTAGACAACTTAACAGTCAGACATTACTCATGTCATGGAGTCCCAAACATATTGAACCTATTTGAAATCAACTTTTTGAGCAAGGTGTCCAAATTGCAGAAAAAAATCATATAATTGTACTAATTATTGGTCTTGAATCATTTTAGAATCAATCTATCATATTTAACTCACAGGTAAACTATCCCTCTCCAAACATGACTAATAGTGGCTGAATCGGAACGAAAACTGATTGTGAGAAATAATAAAATGTTTCTGTCTGCAGTCTCAATTGAAAACAGGTGTTTGAGATGGAGCGCC encodes the following:
- the nell3 gene encoding uncharacterized protein nell3, whose product is MSHTSILFQKPSEWVRHGVRGATHVSICFLILLTTFKKSIHTKYQSHREINKCKMALSRTVLLLLVYSLSLHDTVRGVAEICRGTHCHGGETGDPRPCVGAHCLGGRSSRPPRQYNPTTQGRSGQTVHSQHHVYHSSQSRGDTTDTYVVQPQRGRHSDSARESARMQTYDVFGSGCTGADCVTPQKQLQAFNDTRDCKGIECKLPLRIRPKPRPKDCVGEGCLADDAAASSQPSPVHMPDRAAQFLGEFPEFGYPASELGSAPLGVQLTCDIKPGENEVPSEDALILHLQLAKGQEKLVEALQAQQTIIRDLQQKLAEQQGALLAQQREILEQQRRMYEQMDVVKAQYGLLSDTVKQVSFQGLQGELQSYFESHLAGLQSQARSHLQKSYAVRKDMHMDVDAKLMDVVGEAHLPHPLLGCGAPCGPEDYCDFQREPPQCEKCTMCPPGFFLVSQCSPNADRICQDRDECLELPNLCEQGVKCLNTPGGFRCLGMSEREAAAGVCGHDYFYNQELPECQACSDCNGEPIAIPCTATRDSVCGPFTDNLMSQSWGATVTLPPARAPGSHIFPGLQLNVQSKEASDLLSNHAGRLSFQQHGLMWLDHNFALKHNCRNFLQVGMRLNSSQEEEGHDLSGVRIEQPDGKYFQGVSVSGSAEVEPNHMLTLFLKSPNQHCNQSKDLQVYELNGPSFSMLWLSHDTGAVAMTAQMSMSAHYQTNYRPTFRITSVSDPYMVGLTHDSRGVRFTESGVVKFVLQQALYSMGHTCIREGFSLVAYANRNGTNQELMQAFKSGVNYRDTSITLSGAVRVDSGHSLSFEILSPSQCNIRYFGDSTGISILSLIWIPSAVSSALTATVSRTGLPSGVVRNKALLFQQVSPESDQVRLARSGEPNAQKNFVFWGDGTANVALNLKLIHSCNVVKLTLHRQGGSGEGGQATPVAQQMSGHMPEGSEWANVGLRASFQVQNGTAIYVTLDCVRGRVNQITHKGGTNISILWVAL